The Apium graveolens cultivar Ventura chromosome 6, ASM990537v1, whole genome shotgun sequence genome contains a region encoding:
- the LOC141665543 gene encoding uncharacterized protein LOC141665543: protein MKNQMEIKFLELKQGNFSVTDYKDKFTKLARFVPEQVDIDEKRVKRFQQGLKPWIRSRAAVFELMTYTTVVQKAVIIEGESEASQKEKGPGSFQNRFNRRTCVKKHTGICNKPNITCFKCKQKGHYSGECPTVKTEVTCFQCERKGHIAKDYRGVTMIASVPRVLALPPPPQPNQHRARTFNMSMKETVQSPNVVAGTLPVISVDAQIDCANRKVNLQIEENTTVTFRGKKQKQRLLTMMQMKRLLHQGCKAYLAYVLDTEEESPKIEDIPVVCEFPDVFPDELPRLPPDREIEFTIDLAPVTEPVSNVPYRMVPIEMKELATQLQDLLDRGIIRPSTEEEHAEHLGITLETLRKEQFYAKFLKCEFWLEEVQFLGHIISVEGIQFDPTNIEVILNWERPKTPMEVRCFLGLVGYYRIFFEDFAKIATPLTKLTRKNENFEWNEKCEEIFQELKNRVVTTPVLVLPDDQGDFVIYSDASYQ, encoded by the exons atgaagaaccaaatggaaaTTAAGTTCTTAGAGTTGAAGCAGGGAAATTTTTCGGTCACTGACTATAAAGACAAGTTTACtaaattggctaggtttgttccagagcaggtagATATCGATGAGAAGCGGGTtaagagattccaacagggaTTAAAACCGTGGATTCGTAGCAGAGCAGCGGTGTTCGAACTGATGACCTATACAACCGTAGTTCAGAAGGCCGTGATAATTGAGGGAGAAAGTGAAGCAtcccaaaaggaaaagggacCAGGAAGTTTTCAGAACCGTTTTAATAGAAG AACATGTGTGAAGAAGCATACTGGAATTTGTAATAAGCCAAACATCAcgtgtttcaaatgcaagcagaaggGACACTACTCTGGGGAATGCCCAACAGTGAAGACCGAGgtcacttgtttccagtgtgaAAGAAAGGGACACATCGCTAAGGACTATAGAGGAGTAACAATGATAGCCAGTGTTCCAAGAGttttggcattacctccgccaccacaGCCGAATCAACATAgggcaaggacttttaacatgtcGATGAAAGAAACTGTGCAGAGTCCcaacgtggttgcaggtacgcttcctgTGATTTCTGTAGATGCACAA atcgattgcgcaAATAGAAAGGTGAATTTACAAATCGAGGAAAATACAACAGTAACATTTAGAGGCAAGAAACAGAAGCAGAGACTTTTAACGATGATGCAGATGAAACGATTGTTACATCAAGGATGtaaagcttatttagcctatgtattGGATACAGAAGAAGAAAGTCCGAAGATCGAAGATATACCTGTGgtttgtgagtttcccgatgttTTCCCAGATGAACTTCCAAgactacctccggatcgagaaatcgagttcaccaTTGATTTGGCACCAGTAACTGAACCAGTTTCAAATGTTCCGTATCGAATGGTGCCgattgagatgaaagagctagcaacGCAGTTGCAGGATCTTCTCGATAGAGGAatcataagacccagt ActgaagaagagcatgcagagcaccTGGGAATCACTTTGGAGACATTGAGAAAAGAGCAGTTCTATGCGAAATTTTTGAAATGCGAATTCTGGTTAgaggaagtgcaatttctaggtCATATAATTAGTGTTGAGGGAATTCAATTCGACCCAACAAATATTGAAGttattttaaattgggaaagaccaaagactccGATGGAAGTTAGATGTTTCTTGGGATTAGTTGGTTATTACAGAATTTTTTTTGAAGactttgcaaagatagccacgccattgaccaagttgactCGGAAGAATGAAAATTTtgaatggaatgaaaaatgtgaagagatttttcaagaattgaagaatcgagTAGTAACCACACCTGTACTTGtgttacctgatgatcaaggagactttgtcatttacagcgacgccTCCTATCAATGA